The Candidatus Zixiibacteriota bacterium genome includes a window with the following:
- a CDS encoding pilus assembly PilX N-terminal domain-containing protein has translation MNKVLRNNRGSALLISLVLVGMLALVGLMAAQNSNTDLDLSFNQADSDEAFYLAEAGAKRAIAELMTDKTWRDGYADVAFGSGIYSVVVSDSTTDSTLADTVVVTATGEADEASATVQYEMVPDVIYPFRYAMFGDDVVDIRNSMNSDSYNSDSGSYWLTRLNTDGDIGSNGNIIVKNGAFVGGDVQTSNIGGLSVNPGATVTGDISDNAPEQLLPTIPQAEFDAALAVSAANDSISGTYTYDSATYAFQSTGNVVLGSGIYYFSSIILKNSATLTIASGANVTIYVTGDIELKNSASVNSGGDPSDLMIYSQGDFVLKNSGDINAVFYNPDGDADLRNSGEFFGSIIANNIVCHNSSKFHYDRDLSSIAMGGSGNLAACSFVEL, from the coding sequence ATGAATAAGGTACTGAGAAATAATCGCGGCAGCGCTCTGTTGATATCGCTGGTCCTGGTTGGAATGCTGGCTCTGGTAGGTCTTATGGCTGCCCAGAATTCCAACACCGACCTTGACCTCTCTTTCAATCAGGCCGATAGCGACGAAGCCTTTTATCTTGCCGAGGCCGGAGCTAAGCGGGCTATCGCTGAACTTATGACTGATAAGACCTGGCGCGACGGCTATGCCGATGTCGCCTTCGGCAGTGGAATATATAGTGTGGTTGTGTCGGATTCGACGACCGACTCCACCCTGGCCGATACGGTAGTGGTCACCGCTACCGGTGAGGCGGATGAAGCATCGGCGACCGTTCAATATGAAATGGTGCCGGATGTCATATATCCTTTCCGTTATGCCATGTTCGGCGACGATGTCGTGGATATTCGCAACAGCATGAATTCGGACTCCTATAACTCCGATTCCGGTTCTTATTGGCTCACGCGTCTCAACACCGACGGTGACATCGGATCCAACGGCAACATTATCGTGAAAAACGGAGCCTTTGTCGGCGGCGACGTGCAGACTTCGAACATAGGCGGTCTGAGTGTAAATCCCGGAGCAACGGTAACCGGTGACATTTCGGACAACGCTCCTGAGCAGTTGTTGCCGACCATTCCCCAGGCGGAGTTCGATGCCGCCCTGGCCGTCTCGGCAGCCAACGACTCAATTAGCGGCACCTATACTTACGATTCGGCTACCTATGCTTTCCAGAGCACCGGCAACGTCGTCTTGGGCAGCGGCATTTACTACTTCTCGAGTATTATTCTCAAGAACTCCGCCACGCTGACAATAGCTTCCGGCGCCAACGTGACAATATATGTGACCGGTGACATCGAATTGAAAAACTCGGCTTCGGTGAATTCGGGCGGTGATCCTTCTGATTTGATGATTTATTCCCAGGGTGATTTCGTCCTGAAGAACAGCGGCGACATAAACGCCGTGTTTTACAATCCCGACGGTGACGCCGATCTGAGAAACTCCGGTGAGTTTTTCGGATCGATCATAGCTAATAACATCGTCTGCCATAACAGTTCGAAATTCCATTATGACCGCGACCTGAGCAGCATAGCGATGGGCGGCAGCGGCAATCTGGCAGCCTGCTCGTTCGTGGAACTTTGA
- a CDS encoding prepilin-type N-terminal cleavage/methylation domain-containing protein produces MKRFRILNDKGISLLEVLMALIVFSLGMLGLAPLMITAVDGNVISRDNNIASNLIKQQIELYEGMDSISGIPLDLYEEDVRDGFSRHTIVADNSVDSLIPAGLYRIAVEVSWTDYHDLARTREYSTFLLD; encoded by the coding sequence ATGAAAAGATTTCGGATACTGAACGACAAAGGAATAAGTCTTCTCGAGGTTCTGATGGCCTTGATAGTATTCAGCCTGGGAATGCTTGGGTTGGCGCCGCTGATGATAACGGCCGTTGACGGCAACGTTATATCGCGGGACAACAACATCGCCTCCAACCTGATCAAGCAGCAGATCGAGCTATATGAAGGAATGGATTCGATCTCCGGGATACCGTTGGATCTTTACGAAGAAGACGTTCGCGACGGATTCTCACGCCATACGATCGTTGCCGACAATTCGGTGGACTCCCTCATACCGGCCGGTCTCTATCGGATCGCTGTTGAGGTTTCCTGGACCGACTATCACGATCTTGCCCGTACACGCGAATACAGCACATTCCTGCTGGACTAG
- a CDS encoding pilus assembly PilX N-terminal domain-containing protein, with the protein MIILKKPWFNNRGGALLVTLVLMSMIALIGVMAVTNSTTDMDLSYNNLHNDEAFYVAEAGGHRAVSQLIEDKTWRDGYSDISFGNGVYSVVVADSTTDSTLADTVVVTSTGIVEGAMTNLQFEVAPKIYNPFKYAMFGDELVDIRNSMHIDSYNSDSGTYWSTRLDADGDVGSNVDVVVANGGFVGGDVQSATLGGIDIHPGATVTGDTSDTAEEQELPPIPQAAFDSALANMNLDSISGSFTYDSVTHDFSSEGTVTLGSGVYYFSTITLFNSANLVLSPGAEVTVYVTGDIEMKNSATVNDGGDPGDLIFYSQGDFVLKNSGDIRAVFYSPDGSADLRNSGEFYGSIVANDIVNHNSANFHYDRTLADINIGGIGDYEVVAFIELL; encoded by the coding sequence ATGATAATACTGAAGAAACCATGGTTTAACAATCGCGGTGGTGCGCTCCTGGTTACACTCGTGTTGATGAGTATGATTGCCCTGATCGGTGTCATGGCAGTTACCAATTCCACCACCGATATGGATTTGTCGTACAACAACCTGCATAACGACGAAGCGTTCTATGTTGCCGAGGCCGGTGGACATCGAGCCGTGAGTCAGTTGATAGAAGACAAAACTTGGCGCGACGGATACAGCGACATTTCGTTCGGTAATGGCGTATATAGTGTCGTCGTAGCTGACTCCACCACCGACTCGACTCTGGCGGATACGGTGGTCGTTACCTCAACCGGCATTGTTGAAGGAGCCATGACCAACTTGCAGTTCGAGGTCGCGCCGAAAATTTACAATCCGTTCAAATACGCCATGTTCGGCGATGAACTGGTTGATATCCGCAACAGCATGCATATCGACTCGTACAATTCGGATTCAGGAACATACTGGTCGACACGACTGGATGCCGACGGTGACGTTGGCTCGAACGTAGATGTGGTCGTCGCCAACGGCGGTTTTGTCGGTGGTGATGTGCAATCGGCCACTTTGGGGGGAATTGACATTCACCCCGGCGCTACCGTTACCGGCGATACCTCGGATACGGCTGAGGAACAGGAGCTCCCTCCTATTCCACAAGCCGCTTTCGACTCAGCTCTGGCCAACATGAACCTCGACAGCATCAGCGGTTCCTTCACCTACGATTCCGTGACTCATGATTTTTCGAGTGAGGGCACCGTGACATTAGGAAGCGGCGTTTATTATTTTTCGACCATTACCCTGTTTAACTCGGCCAACCTGGTTCTATCCCCAGGTGCGGAGGTAACTGTTTACGTCACCGGTGACATCGAGATGAAGAATTCTGCAACGGTCAACGACGGCGGCGATCCCGGCGATCTGATCTTCTATTCGCAGGGAGATTTCGTTCTTAAAAACAGCGGTGATATTCGGGCGGTGTTCTACAGTCCGGATGGTTCGGCCGACCTCCGTAACTCAGGAGAATTCTACGGTTCGATAGTAGCCAACGACATTGTGAACCATAACAGCGCCAACTTCCATTACGATCGCACCC
- a CDS encoding prepilin-type N-terminal cleavage/methylation domain-containing protein — MRKRFNSKGYTILELLISLAMTSVIALAGYKFYASMHNSALTQEEISDLQQNSRNVLQEIARTARMAGYKVGGHTPYEISGDSLAIYFNQTQPVDTVLFFLEDYADADMMTVNGLTESNRPKRLMRKVNSDAAIPYSDLVRSISYNAPTSNSLEITLVVQTSKADESFVRNSGVRTYTFTERVIMRNLNL; from the coding sequence ATGAGAAAGCGATTTAACAGTAAAGGCTACACGATCCTGGAACTGCTGATCTCTCTGGCCATGACCAGTGTGATTGCGCTTGCGGGGTATAAATTCTACGCCAGTATGCACAATTCAGCTTTGACGCAGGAGGAGATATCCGATCTGCAGCAAAACTCGCGTAACGTACTTCAGGAAATAGCAAGAACGGCTCGTATGGCCGGTTATAAAGTCGGCGGTCATACGCCGTATGAGATTTCCGGCGACAGCCTTGCGATATACTTCAACCAGACACAACCGGTAGACACGGTTTTGTTCTTCCTGGAGGACTATGCCGACGCCGATATGATGACCGTGAACGGATTGACTGAATCCAACAGACCGAAACGCCTGATGCGCAAAGTAAACAGCGACGCCGCCATTCCCTACTCGGATCTGGTTCGCTCTATCAGTTATAATGCCCCAACCTCCAACTCCCTTGAAATAACACTCGTGGTACAGACTTCGAAGGCCGATGAAAGTTTCGTCCGTAACAGCGGGGTGCGAACCTATACATTTACCGAGAGGGTCATTATGAGGAACCTTAACCTCTGA